Within the Opitutaceae bacterium TAV5 genome, the region CGCGCGTCCGGTGGCGGAGGGCGAGGCCGGTAAAGACCGTGTGCGTGCGGCCGGAGAGGCGGCGGAGCATGGCGCGGGCTTCGGCGGCGTCGGCGGGTTTGTTGAGCGCGTGGCCGTCGATGAACACCGTGGTGTCGGCGCCGAGCACCCAGCGGTCGGGGTGTTGTTGCGCCACATGGTCGGCCTTGAGCGCGGAGTTGCGCGTGACCATCTCGCGCGGATCGAGCGTCGGATCCTCGTGTTCGGTGACGTTGGCGACGATGACCTCGAACGGAATGCCGAGCGTGGCGAGGAGTTCGCGGCGGCGCGGCGAGGCGGAAGCGAGAATGAGCGGTGCGGGCGTGGTCATGAGTGGCGATGCGATGCCGCGAGAGGAACGGTGTTTTTCAAGCCATGGATGGCCGCGAAAGGGCACAAAATTTCTTTCGTTTTACCGCAATACTGTTCGATCAATGTAAAAAACCACTAATGCACACTGATGCACACTGATAAATCAACCTGTTTATTATAAATGATTTTTGCGGTTTTATCAGTGTGCATTAGTGGTTAACCTTTCGCGGGTTTGCTGCCGCTGGCGAGGAGGGTCTGGAAAAAGGGCTCCTGCGGCTCGCGGGCGACGGTGGTGATGTCGATTTGCCGGAAGCCGGCTTTTTCCAGAAAACCGTGCAGGGTGGTCTCGCGGAAGCCGAGCCAGACGTCGGCATAGAGTTCGCGGGCTTTTTCGAAGGTGTGTTCCTTCAGGTCGAGAAGGAGGAGTTGTCCGCCGGGTTTGAGAATGCGCGCGGCTTCGGAGACGGCGCGCTGCGGGTGTCGCGCGTGGTGGAGCGCCTGGCTGAGGATGGCGAGGTCGACGGAGGCGTCGGGCAACGGCACCTGTTCGATGTCGCCGAGTTTGTAGGTGAGGTTGGCGAATCCGTTCCTGGCGGCGAGTTCGGTGCCGACCTCGACCATGCGCGGGGAATTGTCGATACACCAGACCTGGCGGGCGCGGCGGGCGAGGAGTTGCGAGATGAGGCCTTCGCCGGCGCCGAGGTCGGCGATGGTGATGGCAGGCACGAGGCGCAGGGCGAGGTGGCCGATGGCCTCCCAGGAGCGGCCGGGGCAGTAATTTTTACCGAGCTTGCCGGCGATGAGATTGAAATACTGCTCTTGCTGGTCGCGGCGTTTCTGGAGCGTGCGTTCGAGGTTTTGCAGGTCCTCGCGCATCTCGGGAAGGTTTTCAACGGTCTCGCTGGCGGTGACGAGCAGGTGGCGCGTGGCCGGGGCGAGATCGGGGTGGAGCGAGTACCAGGCGCGTTTGCCTTCGCGGCGGTCGGTGACGACGTCGGCCTGGCGGAGCAGGGCGAGTTGCGAGGAGATGCGCGACTGCGCCATGCCAAGGATTTCCTGAAGCTCGGCAACGGAGAGTTCCTCGCGCAGCAGGAGGGCCAGCAGGCGCAGGCGGGTCGGGTCGGATAAAAGTTTGAGAGTGTCCCAGGAGGCGTTCAAGGCGGCGAAGCGTGGGAGAGGGAAGGGCGCTTGGCAAATCTCCGTGCAGGTCAGGCCGGGAGCGGGTTTTCGGAGGAGGCAGGAGGCGGCGGGAAGAGCATCGCCGGCACGCCGTGCAGTTTTTCGGGGTTGCTGACCATATAGATGGCCCGGATGCGGCCGCCTTCGATGGAAAAGGCGCTGGCCGTGAGGATGCCGTCGCGGCGGCGGGTGAGCGTGCCGGGGTCGCCGTTGATGAGCACGGGGCGATGGTGCGCGCCGACAGAGGCGTGCTCGCGGATACCGACGAGGAAACGCCCGATGTAGAGTGCGCTGCGGATGGGGCGGAGCGCGGATTTCACGCGTCCGCCGCCGTCGGTGTAGAGCACGGCGTCGGGTGCGAGGAGAGTGAGCAGTTTTTCGAGGTTGCCGGTGGCGCAGGCTTCGAGGAACTGGCGGACGAGCGGCTCGGTTTCGGACGAAGAGGGGGCGGGGGAGGGGGTTACCTCGCGCCGGGCGAGCCGGGTTTTGGTCCGGCTCACGATCTGGCGGCAGGCGGCCTCGCTCTTGTCCACGATGCGGGCGATGTCCGCGTAGTCGTGATCGAATACCTCGCGCAGCAGGAACACGGCGCGTTCCACCGGTGAGAGTTCCTCGAGCATCAGCATGAAGGCCATGCCGAGCGAGTCGGCGAGGGCGGCGGCCTGGTCGGGTGTGGTGGCGGTGGTCATGCCGGCGGCGTGGACGAGGGGTTCGGGCAACCACGCGCCGACGTATTCCTCGCGCTGGCGGCGGGCGGAGCGCATCTGGTCGATGCAGAGGCGGGTGGCTGTGGCGACGAGCCAGGCTCGGGGCGAGCGGACGAGTGCGGCATCCTGCTGTTGCCAGCGGAGGAACGTCTCCTGGACGATGTCCTCCGCATCGGCGACACGGCCGAGCATCCGGTAGGCGAGGCCGAAGAGCAGGGAACGGTGTTCGGTAAAAAGGTCGGGCACGGTGAGGCTGACAATGGCCGGGAGCGGACAGATTGGCGAGCGGGCGCCGGAAATCGGCAATCGTTCCGGCGCCCGCCGCGGCTTGCAGGTTGGCGGGAGGTTTTAGTGATCGAAACCCGGCGGCATGCGGAAGCCGACACCGAAGCGGTTCCAGGCGTTGATGGTGGCAATGGCGAGGGTAAGCGCGGCGAGTTCGCGATCGGAAAATTCGCCGCGCACGGCTTCGAAATCCGCGTCGGAAACGTGGCCGCCGGCGAGGCGTGTGAGCACCTCCGTCCAGCGCAGGGCGGCACGCTCGCGCGGCGTGTAAAGATCCACTTCGTGCCAGGCGTTGAGCAGGTGGAGGCGCGGTTCGGTCTCACCGGCCTCGCGGGCTTCGCGTGAATGCATGTCGATGCAGAAGGCGCAGCCGTTGATTTGCGAGGCGCGGAGTTTGACGAGCTCGACGAGCGAGTGTTCGAGGCCGCTGTCGTCCACGGTCTGTTGCAGGGCGAGCATGCCGCGGATCACGTCGGGAGCGGCTTTTGCGTAGTTGAGGCGCGGCACGGCGCGCGCGGCCGGCGCGAGTGTGGAAGCGCCACGGGAGCGGGCGGCGGACGGGTCAGTGATGGTGGTTGTCATACACCGGAACAGACGAAACAGCCGGCGTGTTTGTGACAGGCCGGGAAAACCGGTCTGAAAAACGCTCTCGATTTGATCCGGAAGCTGCTCCACAACGGCCTTTCGCCTACGACTTGCCACATGCCAAAGACGCCCGATTCACCGACAGGAAAACTCGATCATCTCTTTTCACTCAATCGCGCCTGGTCCCGGCAGATCCGCGAGACCGATCCCGATTTTTTCCGCAAACTCTCGCTCCAGCAAAACCCCGAATACCTCTGGATCGGCTGTTCCGACAGCCGTGTGCCGGCCAACGAGATTGTCGGCCTGCTGCCCGGCGAACTGTTTGTCCATCGCAACATCGCCAATGTCGTGGTGCCCTCCGATCTGAATTGCCTGAGCGTGCTGCAGTTCGCGGTCGATCTGCTGAAGGTGAAACACATCCTGGTCGTCGGTCACTACGGGTGCAGCGGCGTGGGTGCGGCGCTGCGCGACGACCGCGTGGGCCTGGCGGACAACTGGTTGCGGCACGTCAAGGACGTGCGCGACAAACATGCCGCGCAGCTCAACGCCATCCGTCCCGGGCCGGAGCGTGTGGACCGGCTTTGCGAACTCAACGCCATCGAGCAAGTTGTGAACGTGGCCCAGACGACCATCGTGCAGGACGCCTGGGATCGCGGCCAGGACCTGACCGTGCATGCGTGGGTGTACGGCCTGCGCGACGGCCTCGCACGCGACCTGAACCTGTCGATCCGCCACCGCGGCGACATCGGGCGCAGCTACGAGCAGGCGATCCGGCCGGCGGAGGGCTGAGCTGCCTGAGCGCCGGCGTGGTCAGCCGGCGGGTACGGCACGATGGATCCCGAAATTTGTCACCTTGATCTCGCTCCACACGGTGCGCAGGCCGAACCAGCCGGAGAGGAGCGGCGCCTTGTCGCTCACGTCGAAAAGCACCTCGCCGTCGCGCGCGTATTGGACACGGCCGTTTTCCAGCGCGACGAGTTCGATCCGGTACACGCGATCCGGCTCCAGCAGCACGCCGGGACCCTTCAGGTCGTGTTCGGGGAGCAGGGGTCGGGCGCCGCTGCCGTCGTAGCGCCGGAAGCGTGTAGTGGTATTTCCGTTACCTCCGTAACCGACATAATAGGTTTGCAGCGTGTCGTAGCTGGCAAATGTGCCGTCGCGCGAATGTCCGGCGGCGAAAAGATCGTCGGGTCGCTCCGGGTCGGAGGCCATCCAGAAACAGTTCAGGTCGGACACACGGCTGCGGCTCGTGACGACGGCTTCGTAGCGGATGAAGACGGGCGCGCGCAGCCGCGGGCGAAACCACACGGTGCAGCCGGACTTGTCGGCGATGACGAGGCGACCGTCCTCCGCCCGGACCGAGCCGCCGGGTTGTTGCTCGACCCGCCACCGGTCGAGTCCGTCCCGGAACGTGTCCCGGTGGAGCAATTCGCCGGGCGCGGCGGCGAGGACCGGCGAGGACGCGGCGTCGGGGATGGACGGGACGGGCGGGAGAAACGGATCGGCGGATGACATGACGGACGGAAGATGCGGTTACAGGTGAAACCGGAAACGCCGCCGCGCCCAACCGGATTTTACCGTCCGGCTGGTGAAACGGAATCGGACTGTCAGTTTTTCGCGACATCGCCGCCAGCCGGCGGAGGCACGCCGGAGGGCGCGGCGACGCCGCTGCGGGCGATGAGGCGTTCGAGCTGTTTGCCGCGGGCGTCCTGCTCCAGGCCGGAAAGCCAGGTGCGCCAGGTGTTGGGATAGACCTTGTAGTGCCGGCGGAAGGCGCGGCAAAAATCGCTGGTGCTGTTGAACCCGCATTGCGGGGCGATGACGTCCAGCGTCTCGTCGGTGCCGGCGAGTAGCCCGGCGGCCTTGTCGAGGCGGAGCTGCATGAACACCTCATGCGGACTGCGCCCGTGCACGAGCCGGAACTGGCGTCGCAGATGCGCGGGGGAGATGTGGACCGCGGCGGCCAGCGCATCGAGCGTGGGACGTTCGTGCAGATGGGCGAGATACCAGTCGACGGCGCGCTCCACGCGTTCGACGGCGAGGGTTTCGAGCGGGAGTCCGGTATCCTGTTTGTGTTCGCGGAGCAGGATCAGGCTGAGGTCGATCAGGGCGCGCTCGAAGAGCAGCAGCGAGACCGGCGTCGGATTGCGGTAATGGTTCTGGAGCGAGGCCGCGAGGTTGCGGAGAAACGTGATGTCGGGCTTGCGCAGCGGGGAGGAGAGGTGGCGCGGTTCGCGGCAGGCCTCGCGGATGGCATCCGGGACCGAGGGGAAGTGGAACACCACCCGTTCGAAAGGAGCTTCGGAGACCCAGCCGTGCAGGGTTTCGGGCGGGAAAACCCAGAGTGTGGGGCCGGAAAGGGG harbors:
- a CDS encoding septum formation inhibitor Maf: MTTPAPLILASASPRRRELLATLGIPFEVIVANVTEHEDPTLDPREMVTRNSALKADHVAQQHPDRWVLGADTTVFIDGHALNKPADAAEARAMLRRLSGRTHTVFTGLALRHRTRGVSEDAGETTEVTFKPLDDATIETYLARVHTLDKAGGYAIQEHGDLLVDSRRGSLSNVIGFPLDTVGKLLARHGLLPRPQVARQ
- a CDS encoding transcriptional regulator, whose translation is MNASWDTLKLLSDPTRLRLLALLLREELSVAELQEILGMAQSRISSQLALLRQADVVTDRREGKRAWYSLHPDLAPATRHLLVTASETVENLPEMREDLQNLERTLQKRRDQQEQYFNLIAGKLGKNYCPGRSWEAIGHLALRLVPAITIADLGAGEGLISQLLARRARQVWCIDNSPRMVEVGTELAARNGFANLTYKLGDIEQVPLPDASVDLAILSQALHHARHPQRAVSEAARILKPGGQLLLLDLKEHTFEKARELYADVWLGFRETTLHGFLEKAGFRQIDITTVAREPQEPFFQTLLASGSKPAKG
- a CDS encoding RNA polymerase sigma24 factor; the encoded protein is MVSLTVPDLFTEHRSLLFGLAYRMLGRVADAEDIVQETFLRWQQQDAALVRSPRAWLVATATRLCIDQMRSARRQREEYVGAWLPEPLVHAAGMTTATTPDQAAALADSLGMAFMLMLEELSPVERAVFLLREVFDHDYADIARIVDKSEAACRQIVSRTKTRLARREVTPSPAPSSSETEPLVRQFLEACATGNLEKLLTLLAPDAVLYTDGGGRVKSALRPIRSALYIGRFLVGIREHASVGAHHRPVLINGDPGTLTRRRDGILTASAFSIEGGRIRAIYMVSNPEKLHGVPAMLFPPPPASSENPLPA
- a CDS encoding alkylhydroperoxidase — translated: MEQLPDQIESVFQTGFPGLSQTRRLFRLFRCMTTTITDPSAARSRGASTLAPAARAVPRLNYAKAAPDVIRGMLALQQTVDDSGLEHSLVELVKLRASQINGCAFCIDMHSREAREAGETEPRLHLLNAWHEVDLYTPRERAALRWTEVLTRLAGGHVSDADFEAVRGEFSDRELAALTLAIATINAWNRFGVGFRMPPGFDH
- a CDS encoding carbonate dehydratase, which codes for MPKTPDSPTGKLDHLFSLNRAWSRQIRETDPDFFRKLSLQQNPEYLWIGCSDSRVPANEIVGLLPGELFVHRNIANVVVPSDLNCLSVLQFAVDLLKVKHILVVGHYGCSGVGAALRDDRVGLADNWLRHVKDVRDKHAAQLNAIRPGPERVDRLCELNAIEQVVNVAQTTIVQDAWDRGQDLTVHAWVYGLRDGLARDLNLSIRHRGDIGRSYEQAIRPAEG